The Nostoc sp. 'Lobaria pulmonaria (5183) cyanobiont' genome window below encodes:
- a CDS encoding cytotoxic translational repressor of toxin-antitoxin stability system yields the protein MSLEMRYARSFLLDLKNLEPAAYERVHDFVFIELAQKWQLTDLKELRQLDSEGIFHRFTLDNYLIGIEIRGEIVKFLCVIPMPDV from the coding sequence GTGAGTCTGGAAATGCGCTATGCCAGGTCTTTTTTGCTAGACCTGAAGAATTTAGAACCTGCCGCCTACGAGCGGGTGCATGATTTTGTTTTTATTGAGTTAGCCCAAAAGTGGCAACTGACTGATTTAAAAGAACTGCGACAGCTTGATAGTGAAGGCATTTTTCACCGCTTCACCCTAGACAATTATCTGATTGGTATAGAAATTCGGGGTGAAATTGTGAAATTTCTGTGTGTCATCCCTATGCCAGATGTTTAA